A region from the Misgurnus anguillicaudatus chromosome 7, ASM2758022v2, whole genome shotgun sequence genome encodes:
- the fam167b gene encoding protein FAM167B, whose amino-acid sequence MEFRELGADESSEGEPEDLDSVKALTEKLKLQTRRPSYLEWKERLQTRPWTTNPANVSSASVEKDTNLPDIWKDGMPLKNICGFDTIDDALEWLRNELREMQMQDNRLARQLIRLRGEIHRLKVEQVCHRHKEMLDDATYELEECEEESDLLCDIPMKAAFALSTPLKHLGLTKMNLNSRRFSLC is encoded by the exons ATGGAGTTTAGAGAGCTGGGAGCAGACGAGAGCTCGGAAGGAGAACCGGAGGATTTGGACAGTGTGAAAGCTCTGACAGAGAAACTCAAACTCCAGACACGCAGACCATCATACCTGGAGTGGAAAGAGCGACTACAGACGCGTCCGTGGACCACAAATCCGGCAAATGTCAGCTCAGCATCTGTGGAGAAAGACACGAATCTACCCGACATCTGGAAAGATGGGATGCCTCTTAAAAACATATGCGGCTTTGATACGATAGACGACGCTTTGGAATGGCTCAGAAACGAGCTG AGAGAGATGCAGATGCAGGATAACCGCCTCGCACGTCAGTTGATTCGCCTGCGGGGAGAGATCCACAGGCTGAAGGTGGAGCAGGTGTGTCACCGTCACAAAGAGATGCTAGATGATGCCACGTATGAGCTGGAGGAGTGTGAAGAAGAATCTGATCTGCTGTGTGACATCCCCATGAAAGCCGCCTTCGCTCTGTCCACCCCTCTCAAACATCTCGGCCTCACCAAGATGAACCTCAACTCCAGACGATTCTCCCTCTGTTAA